In Anaerolineae bacterium, a single window of DNA contains:
- a CDS encoding Radical SAM domain protein produces MTQHRYAYVDEEGKIVLPPEIVKAWQLSPGESLRLDPNGNSWTLHPPISSLRRIYIEVTNQCNLNCRTCMRNVWDVKPGWLAWETYERILDQAAQWQPLPELFFGGYGEPLSHPRCLDMIEQAKAVGFTVSLITNGVHLSAQVARRLVDVHLDRLWVSLDGAYPECYQDVRLGNALPQIIENLKRLRAFQFQTFGFTPWLMTPRLGIAFVAMLRNIHSLPEVIRLGLQLGATEFSVSNVLAHDEQLQTESLYLRSLDQMTGGVLGEARPLIHVPMMDIEAATASVMSQILGSTHRLEFMGATLGQNTSQCPFIERGSLSIRWDGKVSPCLPLLYTHTYYLGKRLRTSREYFVGDIHQANLREIWMGEAYTALRKRLLDFDFPPCTSCNSCEMADENQEDCYGNPPPTCGGCLWAQGLIRCP; encoded by the coding sequence ATGACCCAACATCGCTACGCCTATGTTGACGAAGAAGGAAAAATCGTCTTACCACCAGAAATCGTCAAAGCCTGGCAGCTTTCACCGGGTGAAAGTCTGCGCCTGGACCCCAATGGGAATAGCTGGACTCTCCATCCTCCGATTAGCAGTTTGCGGCGCATTTACATTGAAGTCACCAATCAGTGCAATCTCAACTGTCGCACCTGTATGCGGAACGTGTGGGATGTCAAACCAGGCTGGTTAGCATGGGAAACCTATGAACGTATTCTCGACCAGGCAGCCCAGTGGCAACCTTTGCCAGAACTCTTCTTTGGTGGCTACGGAGAACCGCTCTCCCATCCTCGTTGCCTGGACATGATTGAGCAAGCCAAAGCCGTCGGTTTCACAGTCTCATTGATCACCAATGGCGTGCATCTCAGCGCCCAGGTGGCGCGCCGCCTGGTGGACGTTCATCTGGATCGCTTATGGGTTTCCCTGGATGGCGCCTATCCAGAATGTTACCAGGATGTCAGGTTAGGGAACGCCCTGCCTCAAATCATCGAAAATCTCAAACGCCTGCGGGCGTTTCAATTTCAAACGTTTGGCTTCACTCCATGGTTAATGACACCCAGGTTAGGCATCGCCTTTGTTGCCATGTTGCGCAATATCCATAGCCTTCCAGAGGTGATCCGCCTGGGCTTGCAGCTTGGGGCAACAGAGTTCTCGGTCAGCAATGTCCTTGCTCATGATGAACAACTTCAGACTGAGAGCCTGTATTTGCGTTCTCTTGACCAGATGACAGGCGGCGTACTCGGAGAAGCGCGCCCTTTGATCCATGTTCCCATGATGGATATCGAAGCCGCGACTGCTTCGGTGATGAGCCAGATTTTGGGCAGCACCCATCGTCTGGAGTTTATGGGTGCAACCCTTGGGCAGAACACCAGTCAATGCCCCTTCATCGAAAGAGGTAGCCTATCGATCCGTTGGGATGGCAAAGTCAGCCCATGTCTGCCCTTGCTGTATACCCATACCTATTATTTGGGAAAACGGCTGCGCACCTCCAGAGAGTACTTTGTGGGCGACATCCACCAAGCAAATTTAAGAGAGATCTGGATGGGAGAAGCGTATACGGCATTGCGCAAACGGTTGCTGGATTTCGATTTTCCTCCTTGCACTTCGTGTAACTCCTGCGAAATGGCGGATGAAAACCAGGAAGATTGCTACGGCAACCCTCCTCCAACCTGTGGCGGCTGCCTCTGGGCACAGGGCTTGATCCGCTGTCCATAG